The following is a genomic window from Mya arenaria isolate MELC-2E11 chromosome 4, ASM2691426v1.
GAGCATGTATACTaagtacatattttcattttgtaaaagcaGGGCCTATTTGAAGCTGCCATCCCCTACATTTTTTAAAGCGTGCTTATCCCCCTACTATAAGTCTAAGAATCTCAGACTAATGTGTACCCCACCCACTAATTGATACAGAGGCAACTGTCAAAATATAAACTCACCTGCACGGCCACTGGTTCCAGAATACTTTCGATCGTCTTCGTGTGGAACACAGGCATTTTGATGCCTTAAAGAGCGTTTACTGTGTCCTTTAAATTCCTTTCGTTAGTTTTTCATTCACCAAATTTATGAGCAATATCTACTCACAAAACTCATCCAATTAATCATACAAAGCTAGCAGCTCAGGTATTCAAAACCTCAGATTcgagttttctatttttagaaacggAAATCCACACTAGAAAGACTTACTAGACTACCTTACATCTGGGACCAATATAATATTACTTCCAGCTTATATAACCTTTACActcactcaaaatatatattaagggttAACACAATGGAAAATTAGCTGTAATTGAGcttttaaacagaaatgtttCAAGTTATTTGATCTATTTTATGGTAAACCACATGCCATTTTTGGAATGCAAAGGTCATTACAGGTCACCCGAGAAAATGTGTtcgattttcatttttgcaaaacTCCGGGTACGATAATATTTTGACCATTAAAACTGTCCAAAATGTACTGTAATGGTCAAAAATTGTTTGTACTTGACAGCATTGGTAAACTTTGATCAATATGCTTTCAACCTGGGACCAATCCTACTCCCAATATTGTACCCTTGATCGTTTCTCCAAGATAGTAATGGTAAAAGGCAATGCACAGGCctgtatatatgtatcaatCTTCCATGTGGTATGTCAATTCATTTCCATATGAATTACTTTTATACTTGACGCATTTATGCCATACTATACATTTtgactgtgacattgaccttgatctttTTAGGAGTTATATAGTCCTGGCCAAGCTTCAGTCCATTTACTCTTTTTGCAAATGCATGGGCAATGGTTTGACAAATGTGTTGATCATGACCTTGGACATTGAACTACTGACCTCAAATCAAGAAATAAAGTATAATGGGCAATGTAAACTACATAGAACAATCATTTTACAGCatgtcaatatattgttaacattctcgttcaccagtcATGATGCCATGCGTACCATTTTTAGATTTATCATAATCAAACCTCAGATGGAAGGATTTATTGTTCAAGGCATAATTTTGTTATATGTAGCCTTGACCTTTGGACTACTGATATTGCTAAACGGCATCTGATTAAGAAACcttaaagtaaacatataaCGCGTTTCAGTCTCggaataacatattttaactcaaactatttctttaaaatgggGTTATGTCCAtattttaatagcagaaaataCACTTAGCATAAAATTTATTCCAGTGAAATAAATCAGTGACCCTTTTCTTCCCGTTACCAAATATGTGATTAAAGCTCGACCCCAAACCAAGACCATGATTATAACTCGACCTTTTTCTTCCCCAAATGAAGACCATGATTATAGGTTGACCCTTTTCTTCCCGAAATGAAGACCATGATTATAACTGGACCCTTTTCTTCCCAAAATGAAGACCATGATTATAACTGGACCGTTTTCTTCCCGAAATAAAGACCATGATTATAGGTTGACCCTTTTCTTCCTGAAATAAAGACCATGATTATAACTTGACCATTTTCTTCCCGAAATGAAGACCATGATTATAACTGGACCCTTTTCTTCCTGAAATAAAGACCATGATTATAACTGGACCATTTTGGTCCCGAAATAAAGACCATGATTATAACTGGACCCTTTTCTTCCCGAAATAAAGACCATGATTATAACTGGACCTTTTTCTTCCCGAAACATAGACCATGATTATAACTTGACCCTTTTCTTCCCGAAATATAGACCATGATAATAACTTGACCCTTTTCTTCCCAAACTAAAGACCATGATTATAACTGGACATTTTTCTTTTCGAAATATAGATCATGAATAAATTATGATAACTTGACCCTTTTCTTCCCGAGATAAAGACCATGAGTATAACTTGACCATATTCTTTCCGAAATAAAGACCATGATTAGAACTTTACCCTTTTCTTCCCGGTCGTTAATCAGCCTTTCAACTGCTTTTCTATTCCTGTTCTAATAagaacaaagataatttttacactgatttttaaattttaaattaatacacAGTCGTCAAAGAATAGGGAATTGCACACAAGTAATACAAAAGAACTTTATTGTTATTCAAAGTTGTTTTTAACAATGTCGAGGAATGATAAGACTGAACAGTCAACATGTTATTACAAATGatgaataaaagtattttttttattcaataacaaaaacatgccATAAAAGATTAAATGTAGCTACGTTTGAATaagtcaacattttatttccataatGGCATTATCTACAATCTTCATCTGAGAAGTATAAAACACATCGTCAGTAaaagatatttaataaatgttcaataagAGAGGCAAAGCTCCCTTAATAAGAATGTCAATGTTCCACAATATAGACACACAGTAGAGATGATGGTGAATGTCATGTGCACTGTGCTGGTCACTGTAATGTTGGCACATCTGCATGGGGACATTGATGATGCTATGTACAAAGTGTGTGATGTGTATCCCCTCATGTGTTTCTGTCTAGTCGTCGTTCCTCGGTACACTTCGGGCACTTCGTGAACGGGATCTGGTACGGGAGCGGCTGAAAAACAAGACACATGTATTTCTTTTGTACTACTAAATCatacaatacttttatttaaaaatgcaaagtGTTTTTAAACCAAATGTGGAGATGCACTTTTTAAAGCAAGAAGGATTTTAATGTGCTCACCAtcaataaaatcacaaaatacaagTTGAAGTGTATTGACAACAGGGCTTCTTTCTAATGGCTTTACAGCCGCACTTAGACGCCAACTTGCATTAGAGCTTCTGCCAACTTCATTGAGTTATGGCCAATAGATAAATGATTGTCTATAAAGGGGAATACTTGGAGGTAACTCACACTGCAGCTTAATACCTGCATGTTAAGTCACAGAGAAGATGTTCATTACAATCAACACAAGACAGTTCACAGTTCCCCTTACCTGGCAGCATAACGATCCTTGCTGCTCCTGTCACGGTCCCTGCTACTCCTGTCACGACTGTCTCTCCTGAAAGTGCACATGTTACTGTATTAAAATGTTCCATGAACTACATTGAATGCTACTACATATATGAGCCTTTCACTAGTTATACAGTACTTTTTTTAACCTACCCTATTACTTGAacactataaacatatttttaggGAAACAATGATTGCTTCATTAATGATACTCCAGCAAGACAAacgtttatttctaaatttgttTCGATGATAAAGATTTTTGCATTaagtaatttattattatttaagaccATCAGCAGAGAACTCAATTTCCTCTTGATTTAATAATGTAAGTCACTTTCTGTATCCAAACTTGAAATGTTGTTATGGGGATATAACAGTTTTGAACACTTATATTGAAGAcagttcttaaaaaaatgttgtttttttaatatagtgGTTGTTTTCTGTAAGCAAGAGGTTTCCTTAATCTGATCTACTGTAACACATTCTACATTATATTCTGCAGGCACCATCACAGCCTACAAACAAAGAGACATCTGGTGATTAGACCTACCCATATCGGTCCCTGCTCCTGTCACGCCTGAAACAATAAAGGAGAATTGCCAAATAGTGTGAAGTGTAAGCAATACAGAACATATTTAGGacagtattcataaagcatattagtgaatacatttaattttgtaaacatttagtTACATAGCATCTcctttttcattatatttcttaatatgCATTCAAAATTAAGACCATGTTCTTCTTATTGTCAAAGTTTTGGTATACAAACATTGTATAAATATCACTTAGAATAAAGGGACTTTTCCACTAAATTGCTTTATGTATACAACCTCAGAACAGTTCTGTCAAGTTCTCAGAATTATCAGAATTGAATGGTCATATACACGGCCTGAATGAAAAGTTACCTTTTAGCAAAGTGTTCACAGATTTGGAAAGAAATTCTGATAATGAAATGCACAACATATAAACCACTGACCTCCTGTCCCTGCTCCTGCTGCGACTTCTTGAGTAACTACGGCGACGAGGGGAGCGGCTGCGTGACCTGAAATATCATCACATCTTGATAAGATGTTCACACATATTATGTGACTGCTTTAATTGCTGTCTTTTGTTAATTACTGCTGTGCTAAAACACGAATGCAGGCTATGGAAACTGACATTAAGTTAGTTTAAAACGTGTAATCTAACTAAAATGCTGTATTTATATTCCGAACTTGGAATATAAAAGTAGTTGACTACTTCAGTAACAATGATTTTGTAGGAACGTGATCTCAAAACTAAAAGATGTCATGTAACTGAGATTTTGATATGTTACTTGTTCCATTTCAAATTTGATTTCATGTTATAAATGCAAGGAAACAAATTTAATCTTTACTTTTAATCACAACAATCTAATTCAATGAGATCACTTTCCAAATTCTTACTTACCATTAATCTAAAATTAGAAATTATAGTGTTACAGTTTAATGTTCAACTTCTCCATTAGGTtgtattaaagtattaaaaaactTCAATAATTTACTTTATATAATTCATGTCCAAAAATTTCCCCCCAtaaagttcattatttttaaaatgttgaaacttACTCTGCATAGCAATGCAAAGTTGAACATTATGtcatcattaatattcattcatGATCAAGTGGAGTTGAGTTGAGAAGTCTCAAACATGGATCAAGGGTTGATCTTCAGCTTTTGATGTGAACTGAAGGTAGTTGCAGAATTGATCTAAAGATGAAATCAACTGCAGAGGTGTGTGTGTCTAGGTTGACGATAGAAATCTACGTCTCTCGGATCAACAAACATTGCAAGCAATGGCTGACTCAAGATGTTGTAGTTGAAGTTATATCAGGTTTTTCTAACAGTGATGCCTAGTTGATTCAAGTGATTGAGACTCAAATCAATCCAAAACTTGAGGCGACTCGAGCCACGCAATATCGTGGCAGATGGCAATTCAAACGGAtgtgtatcattttatatattttagacgCCTCTGATGATCAAGACTCTCTTATTATCATTCTGTGTGCGGTTTGGTGTGAGGGGCGATCTACACGATGTGAAGATCGAGTCACAGGGATGTTTATCTGACAGTGATGAAGTGCTGACAGTAGTCATTTCAAGCTGATCATATGAGATGTCATTTGACGGTCTGCAAAAATCGGTCAAAACTATGTTAGAATTGAGGAAGCAGTACAGATAATATCACCACTTAATTTCCTAAAATCCAGCAAATTGTTGATTAACAAGATACATAAAAGTGTGACAGTTATAACATACAAATAACAAGCTATTGAGTTCTTCTCAATCATATAAGCATCTGTAGAAAGAGGAGTAAAAAAACCTTGAAAGAGCACAATATTATTGAATTGAGTAACagagtttttaaaaatgaagtaCCAGTAACAGCCATTAACATcttaatatcaaatattgtcTAGGAATAAATTAaggttaaatatttaagaactattgttttaaattcttcATTAATTGGATACTTTTACATGTGTACAAATTGTCAGatgcacaaaaaatatttgtagatCAGAAACAATAGTACAGAACACATAAACTACAATTATGATTACCTTGAGTGCCTCCTGCCACGGGACTTGTATCTGGGACAGTCATAAGCATAGTGACCACTTTCCCCACACTCATAACAGCGGTCATCCGGGTGGAATGGCCGCCTACCTCCTCCTGGTCTTCCTCCACTCCttccaccaccgccaccaccaccacctctcAACCATGGCTTGGGACGAACTTTTCCTGTGGAGTTTTCAACCCTCACACGAACACCATTTATACTCCTGAAAGTGAAATGTGCTTATTTAATACTAGAATTCTGTGAACTGAATATGTCCATTCTTTAAGTGCCCACTTTTTGGAgtggaaaatgatttatatattattactgATGAGTAAAAGCTGCTACATAAAACcatgaataaacatttatatcaacATATTACTGGCAAACAtgcaatgttgttgtttttccaccTTACAGGGAATGGCAGCAGGGCCCCtgataagaaaaaaatggcattttcttttaaaagtttattaacCTTTTAGCACATAggcaagtggccagattacacctcccagtcaatatcCAACTAACTAATAAGCAGTCCTTGTTTGTAAAGGCCATTTCTAAGGGAATTGTAAAAGTGCAAATTTATGCAGCAGTATGACCTTTAGATCGATATTACTCCCAACAATTGTggccaaatattttttatgtatatattctttttaCAGATAATTAAAtcatctaataaatggtgtcaatgttgaaatattaaatcattttatttcatctgaGAATGAATTTTCAAGATGGACTTCTACCATTACTTTATaaaaaatgctgggatcgatctgAATATTACTACCCCTATCATGAAAAAAGACCCATCCAGATTAAAAAGCTGACCATTGATGTTTTAgtgtataatacacagaaatatggcAGGAATATCTTGTGTCATCCAGCAGAGAGATCAAGTCCCAGGTGTCTGTTTTACTTTATTACCCTCTcctaaaaatgtttacaaaaaggAGCTGATGACTGATATTTCC
Proteins encoded in this region:
- the LOC128232098 gene encoding serine/arginine-rich splicing factor 7-like isoform X2; protein product: MSRGGRDLDCKIYVGDLARDTNEKDIERAFSYYGRLRSVWVARNPAGFAFVEYEDPRDADDAVRGLDGTSINGVRVRVENSTGKVRPKPWLRGGGGGGGGRSGGRPGGGRRPFHPDDRCYECGESGHYAYDCPRYKSRGRRHSRSRSRSPRRRSYSRSRSRSRDRRRDSRDRSSRDRDRSSKDRYAASRSRTRSRSRSARSVPRNDD
- the LOC128232098 gene encoding probable splicing factor, arginine/serine-rich 6 isoform X1, with the translated sequence MSRGGRDLDCKIYVGDLARDTNEKDIERAFSYYGRLRSVWVARNPAGFAFVEYEDPRDADDAVRGLDGTSINGVRVRVENSTGKVRPKPWLRGGGGGGGGRSGGRPGGGRRPFHPDDRCYECGESGHYAYDCPRYKSRGRRHSRSRSRSPRRRSYSRSRSRSRDRRRDRSRDRYGRDSRDRSSRDRDRSSKDRYAASRSRTRSRSRSARSVPRNDD